The nucleotide window GGAAGGAGATGAGGAAGAGGATGATAAGGATGATGAAGAGTTTGGGGATCCCTACTTGCGGGATTAAGATGGggctatttttctttctttttttgcaTCATGTCTATTTTGGTGTGGAATTGTCAGGAAGCAGCTAGTCCCAAATTTACTCGCGTACTTCGAATGATTATGGCGTGTCATAAGCCTAGCCTGATTGCAGTTCTCGAATCGCATATTAGTGGAAGAAGAGCAGATGACGTGATTAAAAAATTGAGTGTTCTACATTCTCATCGGGTTAAGGTGAATGGTTTTTTAGGAGGCATCTGGTTACTTTGGAATAAGGAATGGTCAGTGACAATTTTagaaaatgataaacaatatatccaTGCGTCTGTTGTGGAAAATGGGTCCTTGCTAATGCATTTTACGGCTGTGTATGGTAGTCCCTCGTTGATGCATAGGAGACGTTTATGGCAGAAACTTCATAGGATTTGTGATCAATCTCAAGTTCCTTGGTTAGCTGCTGGTGATTATAATGCTTTGCTTACTGCTGATGAAAAAAGAGGGGGAGCTATGCATCGGTCTAGCATTGATAAAGACTTTGTGCAATGGTTTGAAGCTAATGATGTCATTGATCATGGATTTCGTGGTCCAAAATTTACATGGCAGCGGCGATGTTTATTTGGGCGCTTGGATAGGGCTCTGTGTAATGAGGATTTGTGTCTTCGATTTAAGGAAGCTAGCGTCTTTCATCTTCCTCGTCTTTATTCGGATCACAGACCTATTTTGGTCCAGCTTAATATGCTAGGAGCATCTCACACTTCAGATAGACCTTTTAAGTTTCAAGCAGCTTGGATGACTCACGAATTATTTGGTCAGTTCATGCTTGATAAGTGGAGTAGGAGCTCTGATCTGATGTCTTCCCTTGGTGGCTTAACAGTGGATCTAAAGGATTGGAACTTTCATGTTTTTGGGAATGTTTATAAGCAGAAAAGACAGTTGATAGCTCGCATTGATGGCATTCAACATTATCTGGAGAATCGACAGTCTCACTTTTTGCAGAAGTTAGAGATGCAGCTAAGAAGAGAGCTGGATACTATTCGCTATCGGGAAGAATTAATCTGGTTTCAAAAGTCTCAGGCGGATTGATTACAATGGGGAGATAAGAATACATCGTATTTTCACGCCAAAACTATTTCAAGGAGGAAAAGGAATCGTATTGAGTTTTTGAAGGATGATCAAGGGAATTGGATAGAGGATCAAAGTGTTTTGAAGGGGATGGTCTgtgatttttataaaaatttatataaggaGGAAAATCCTCTTGCGCCAGTTTATCATTTACAAGGAAAATTCCCAAGATGTCCAGATGATGCTCTCACACAACTGTGTCGATTAGCAACTGATAATGAAATTCGTGCAGCTCTATTTGAGATGAAACCGTGGAAGGCTCCAGGATTGGATGGGTTTCATGCAGGCTTTTTCTAGAATCAATGGCCTTTGATTGGGGAGCAGGTTTGTGAGGAAGTCCGCTGAGTTCTAAGAGGAGGTCAGTTGGGTGCTGCTCTAAATAGTATTCTTATCACTTTGATTCCTAAAGTTCCTGAGCCAAAAGTGATTAGTGAATTTCGGCCCATTAGTCTTTGTTCTGTTATTTATAAGATTATCACAAAGGTATTGGCTAATAGATTGAAGAAGTTTCTGCCTATGATTGTGGGGCCTAACCAGACTAGTTTTGTGCCTGGTTGTAAAATTACAGATAATATTATCATCGCTCAGGAGGTTATACACTCAATGTGATTAAAAAAGGGGAGAATTGGTTACATGGCGCTGAAGGTTGATCTTGAAAAAGCTTATGACAGAATCAGATGGGAGTTTCTTAGAGATACCTTGTTAGATGTGGGCCTTCCTAGTTCTTTTGTTAAAACAGTCATGAGATGTATTTCTAGTGCGGAGATGAGGGTTGTGTGGAATGGGGGTTTAATAGATAGTTTTTCTGCTTCCAGAGGGTTGAGACAAGGGGATCCCCTATCTCCTTACCTTTTTGTTCTATGCATGGAAAGATTAGCTCATGGCATTTTGGAGGCTACTGGGGACCACTCCTGGCGCCCAATTTTTCTTAATAAAGGGGGTCCTTCTTTGTCTCATTTGTTTTTCTTGATGATCTTATTACATTTCTTTGAGGCCTCGGTAGATCAAGTGCATGTTATTCGTCAGGTTCTGGAGAGTTTTTGTCTTAGCTCTGGTCAAAAAGTAAATTATTCAAAAACTCATATTTTTTTTCTAAGAATGTGAGTAACAGTCTTCGACGCAACTTGTGTAACATGCTTGGTGTAAGAGAAATAGATGATTTAGGGAGGTATCTTGGAGTCCCTCTTCTTCACTCTCGAGTTACTAAGGCCACTTATCAATACATTGTGGACAAGTTCAGAAAGAAGTTAAACAGCTGGGATGTTAAAAAATTATCTCTTGCGGGTCGGGTGACTTTAGCTCATTCGGTGCTTGCAGCAATTCCTATTTACAGCATGCAGACTGCTTGCATTCCATAAGCTGTGTGTCATGAAGTAGATAAATTATGCTACCAATTTATCTGGGGTGCTTCTGTCGACAAAAATAAGATAGCTTTGGTGAGTTGGGAGCGTGTTCAACTTCCCAAAGAAATGGGAGGCCTGGGTTTCTGCAATCTCTCAATGCTTAATAATGCTTTCTTATTGAAGTTAGCATGGGAAATTTCCACAAATCCTCATGCTTTATGGGTCCAAGTCATCAGGTCAAAGTATAAGGTGGGTGATGATCATCTTCCTCAATGTTTGCGAGCTTATAACTGTTCAAATTTGTGGAGGAATATAGTTTGGATATGGTCTTCATTTCATAATGGGGTGTGTTGGTCTTTAGGCAATGGCAGATTGGCTAGATTTTGGTTGGATGCCTAGCTGCCTGATGGATTAATTCTTCAACGAATTGCCATTCAACCAATCCTTGAGGATTTGTTGAATGAGACTGTTGCTAGCTATGTTACAACTGCAGGTCAGTGGGATTGGGGAAAGTTTGGTCAGTTCCTGCCAGCCTCTAGTATTCTCTATTTTACAGCCATTCCTCCTCCTTTGTCTTCTCAGGTGGAAGACTCACTTTTTTGGGCATCTTCAAGTTTAGGCCAGTTTACAATTAAATCCGCTTATCAACACCTTTTGGGGAATATTGAGTTCTCTAATGACAGTAACTGGCATTGGGTTTGGAAGTGGAAGGGTCCGGAGAGAATCAAGTATATCTTATGGCTAGCAATTAATGATCGCTTATTAACAAATCATGAGAGACTTCGAAGGCATTTATGTGTGGTGGATTCTTGTGATATTTGTTTGTCGATGGTGGAATTGGGGCTTCATGTTTTGAGAGATTGTGTTGTGGCTTCTTATATTTGGAAGCACTTTGTTCCGAGGAATGACTGGGCTGAGTTCTACTCTTCAAATACTGATCTCCGGAACTGggttattcaaaatttgagtaaatATGATCGTGAAGTGCAGAATATGCACTGGCCTTTTCTTTTTGGCTTCATATGTTGGTCTATATGGGGTAGGCAAAATTGTTCTTTGTTTGGGGAGAATGATTTGAGCCTTGACTCTATGATTCATGTCATGACTTGCAAAGCACAAGATTGGTATTCTGCGGTATCTCGTTTACCCAGAAAAATTGATTCATGTATGAAGACAATAACGATCATGAGTTGGACTTGTCCCCCTGATAACATGTTTAAATTAAATACTGATGGTTCTCTTCCAAATTCGGGTGGTATAGCTTGTGGCGGAGGGCTTATTCGAGACTCGAATGGCCAATGGATTAAGGGGTTCAAGGTTGTGTTTGGGAAGACTTCAGTTTTGGGGGCTGAATTATGGTTTATCCTTAAAGGTATGAAGCCTGCCAAAAGTCTTGGGCTAAAGGATTTAATTATTGAGAGCGATAATCTTATTGCTGTGCAAATTTTTGCGGTAGTTCTTCAGCCTCCAGGTGCTGTTTTATCAGTTGTTTCTgcaattcaattccttttaactCCTGATTGGAAGGTTACTTTCTCTCATGTGTTGCGTGAGGCAAATTACGCTGCAGATTGGTTAGCAAAGCATCTTCATACtcatgattttggtgttgaagTGTTGGATACTCCTCCTGCAGATTTGGTTCCATGGCTTATCCATGATCTTGTGGGTGTTGCTTACTTTAGATCTGTTTAATTGTTTGTTTTAATCTCTtttgtaacaaaaaaaaaaaaaaaggcaaatccACATAGAATGGCAAACAAGTAAATAAATTACAAGTAAATAAAAATAGTTACtcaattttgaaaataaagaaattgctAAGTAGTTACTTGACGGTTATAATTTTCAAGGGcccacctatatatatatatgtttaatcCTTATTAGATTgtcattttataaaaaatatcttACATGAAATCACCGTTGTATAGTAAGACATTATTGCCGAAATTTAAGGGAATTAGTGGAGTATACATACTCAGTGAGGCAGAGTAACTTGGTAGTATTTGGGCAGTATTTTGTTAACCTTTACCGGTGTCAGGAGCTGCTTGCAATGGCAATTGCAAAAACGCCAAAATCATCTAATTTGTATTCGGCCTAATTTTACCTCGGTCTCTCAAATCCAAGAGTCATAATGATCTAGTCTCTCGTATTTAATTTGTATCACAAAACttttcaatatcaattatcaataaCTCCAATCAAAGACTGAAATGGCGATGTCtacttaaattataaataataaaataaacttaCCTCTTTTACACTTTGGCCCACATTCTTTCTTCTCCTTTCGACTCCCTCTTTCTCTCCCTCTTTCCTCAATCTCTCTCCTCACATGCTCTCCCTCCAAACTCCCTTTTCTTTCTAATGAACACACCACaacaacatttaaaaaaaaaaaaaaaaacaccaaaACGCTAATTGCAATCCATAGAGGATTccagaaagagagaaaataaaccTTTTTCTAATGAAGGAAAAAGGAGAAGAATTAACTATGAATGACCTTTATTCTGCCTTGTTTTATCTCAGACTTAAGTCACTTGCCTCATTTGCATCTCTAGGCTGGTCAAAGCTCAAGCAAGACTAGGCTCTCTATAAACGTGTCTACAAAAGAATAACCAGAAGCTGAATGAATTCTGAGTTCTTCAATCTGTAAGCTTTCTGGGTCAACTGAAATTATCTCCCCCATGAAATAGTTCAAAAAGCACATCACCATTCCTCCTGAAGCCCAGTGCCCTTGGAACACCACCCTCATATCTGCCAAAAGTTAGTATCTTTGTCCATGACTCTGTGACACCATACTTTTTCATCACCCATATATCACTGTCAGAAAAGTTAACATAATTCCTCATAACACCACCAATTGTTGAATCCATATACTTGAAAACAGTACAAAACATTGGATTTTCATTAGCCAAAGATTCAGGCAACATTAGCTCATGAAAATTTTCATTAGCCAAAGATTCAGGCAACATTAGCTCATGAAAATTTTCATGACCCAGATCAAGTCCCAAAACCAAATTGTTAGATTCACCGGTTCTACTTCTCTTTGTTGCAATCCAGTGCACTGTTCCATTCACAAAAGCTTGTGAACCTCGCTCAACAATATCATACTGGGGTGCTATATCGGTAATATTCCTCCAAGAATTCCTGTTGAGTGAGAAAATCTCAACCTCAATTGCTAATTCCTCATCCTCTTCATTCTCTTTTTCATATTCAAGAAGGCGCACAACTCTCAGAACTTTATAGTCTTTACTGCAAGAATCAAACCCACAACCCACCAAAGCCTCAAATGCACCATGACTCTCAAATGTGACGTTAGGCTTAGGAAGTGCTAAAGATTTTCGAATCAGGGGATTCCACAAGACGAAGGTGTAGTTGTAGGTATAGAGATTGTGCATGAGGCAAACTAACCCATTGGAAGAGCCAACGACAGAGAAAGATCGATTGTCATGCTTGAAAGGGACTCCCAGCCGCTTGTACTCGCTGAATTCTTGATTGTCAAAGTGCAGAGAATACTGAACTTTGAGTGTTTGCTTCGAGCAGAGCTTAAGCAGGAACAGGGAATCATTCTTCGACGGAATGGTTTGGTGAAGGTGGGAGGAAACAAAAAAAGGATTCTTTACGAGGGAAAGCCAATACTTGCAGACGCACATGCATCTTCCAATGGACTGGTTAGGGAGCCTGTGAAAGATATCTAATAGCACTTCCTGAGGCAAATAATCTGACATTTTTTTATTCAAGATTTTGGAAATGGGTATGAGGAAAATGATGCAAAGACTTGAGAAAGGAAAGAAACGTAGAGAGACTGGTGAAAGGCAAGCTTTGCTCTCTAATCTATGGTCAAATCACAAATGGATTTTAGATGGGTGCTTAACGCGCAAGAAACCTAAAATTCTGCTCATGGATTTCAAGTCAACTTTCGATATTTTAATGCTAGTGACTAGTGCGTACACATTGTACATCCTTGTCAATGGCATGTAAAAGGAAGTTTCGTAGTGGAAAATAATAACACAATATAATAACACACTCAACCAACACACACTTAACAAATATTTATGGTTAGATTTTGAAAGAAATTCCAAGCAGTCCAATTAACTAAACCCATGATCACATTGATGCATGTTGTACTTGCCTATCTTGTCCAATGTTATGCTATTTATgttaaaataagaataaaaataataaaaatgaaactTACAATATATTATTAAGACAATCCTCAAAGAAGTATTTGTAATTTTCTGAAAGGTATTATAAGAAAGGGATATTAGAACATGATACCGTTGATATGGATttatcttttttctttctttcttcttcttgccgtttaTCCATTGtcatacccttttttttttctccctttcCGAAAAAGAACAAATAATATTTGAAGATAACTTTACCAGAGGCAGCAGCATTCAAGAGAACCTCTTCCTGCACACATAATAAACAGTACAGAACAGAGCATGCAGCAAAATCAATAAAATCCATCCAGGATAAGCACAAGAATCTAATTGCAGTTTAAAATTGTGGGCGTAACTTTTTcaacatcataatttacatttcctTACTTCTCCAAGACCAGAGTCATACTAGCAGTGTCTCTCGCTTGCTTCTGATTTCCTGTAGTGAAGTGGGAAGAGCATAATATTTGTTTGGTCGAGCTACATAAACTCGAAGGACCTTACTAGCATCATAAAAAACTTCAACCTTTTGGAATATGCAATTGACATAACTTAAATAGCGCTTGTTTTAGATGGTGCCTACGTACTTATCATGCTAAAGTAATACAAAACTAAACATAATGCAAAAAGACCGAGTTGCCTCCACTGCAAAGTCAAAATGAGAGCTTCATACTCTCATAACCCATCAACTTATATGGATCCATGGAGTCTGCAAGAATCGGAAAAAGAGATTGATGTGTTTCTTATAAATAATTGAACAAATGAAGAAATGTGCAAAATAACATTTTAAAAGAACAGAGATACCTAAAAAAAGACACTATGGAGATATTGTACACCAGAGACTAACTGGCTAGGTGACCCCAGTGACCACACCAAGGGAGGTTGGACAAAGGCACAAAGCTATACTTACCTTACAGTAAATGTATTCATTAGCATATagaaaacaaaatgaaaaaaaatttaaaaaaaaaagtgagagAGAAAAGTAGTGAAATAATAGCTGAATACATTTTGTTCTTCTGTCAATTTTACTTGGATTTTAATCACAAAGTTCATCAAGTGCACTGTTTACATCATTTGCATCTCTAATAACCCTCATCATTTTCTTTGTTAAGTTATTACATATGTGTCAACAAAAGAATATCCAAGACTTCTTGGGTTCTAAGATCCATGATCTGTAGGATGTCCATGTCAAGTGAGACTGAGAGCACCATTCAATTCTATTAACACTTCTCCAATCCTCAACACTGGTGATTTTTCTCCATTCAGCCTCAACAATTTCATCCATGGTCTTACTAATCTGACTCTGTCATTGACATGTTGACCAGAAATAAAACAGTCTTTCTTGATAACTGTGATTGATGACTCTCTAAACACATCAGCAGACAATTCTAGTGGATTATCATCTATTAAACATTCTGATGAGGCAACCTTGTGTAAGACCTCATATCTCACATCAAACACCAAAACAAAATGCATTAACTCAGCATCCTTCCTCTTTTGACATGAAATCCAATGCAAGGCATCATTATCACATAATTGGGCACAATATTTAATAATACTCTTCCAAGAATCAATTATAAAAAAATGGTGCCCAGCCTCAACCAGAGGGACTCTTTGGCTATATTTCTATGACATTTGTGTGTATCAAAAAGGGAAATGCTAAGTCCAGCACTAGAATTAAAGCTGGCCTGATAGAAATAGGAAGTGACATTGGGCTGTAGAAGTTCAAAGGGTTTTTGAATTTAGGGGTTTCAAAGTATGATTAATTTTTGCATCCATTTTTTTGATAAGCAGATAATTAGTTTTGTATCCATAACGTAAGCTTTTATTGAAGAGGAAGACCAGGCTGTTGCAAGAACCAATGAGGCAGCATAATGAAGTTGGGTGTTTCTAAAGAGAGAATGAATGACCTCATAATTCATACAACAATACATTTCGACAGAGATTTTGATGGCACCATGTAGAGGATTTCTACTGCCCATTCTTCAAGCTGATTAAATCAGAAGATTTTTCTTCAGGATGATAAAGGCTTAGCCATTTTCCACCTATTTTTATGGCCACTGCTTCACCAAAAAATGGAACATCTTTCTATTCAATGAATTGTTGCAGAAAAGATGTGAAACATGGTGCAACTGTATATGTCAAGCATTATTCAACTGAAATTTGCCTTATCCATTAACATACATGACATTGTCTCTTGTAAATTAAACGCCGGTACATAGTTTCTATTGTTATAGAGCAAAATTACATACACAGAGAGAACAAAACAGCAAATATCAAAAAAGAACGGCAGAAGGTACTTAACTTTTCTACTCCTTGATTGTTTTCTGCCCAGACAGTGCATCAATTGGATCTCCTATTTCGCTTTGCATCACTTGGTCAACCTGTATCAGTTCCACTGCATCCCCTGCATCATTTCCTTTATCAAGCAAGGCTAGGCTCTCCAAATGGCTGGAACCAAAACAATATTTAATTGTCTGGCGATTTACAAGATTCTTAAAATTCTTAGGTCGGTGGCTCCTTAGGTCAAGTGAAGCTATCTGCCCGCGAGAAAATCCCATTAACACTTGTGACTTGTCCATTGTTACTAAACGCCAACACTGTGGAACAGCCTTTCCAGCGTTTGCCCACTGTCACTATATTCACCCGATTCCACTACACCATACTCTTCCATCACCCATATGCGCGAATGATAAGGATCAAGCCGATTTTATTTTCTAATAGCTGCAATTGATGACTTCCCAAATACCTTAACACACAAGTCATAAGCACTAACATTAACCAGACATTCCGGCAGCATAATCTCATCAAAGACGTCATCTTTTACATCGAATACCATGATCAAACTGCTGATTCCACGAAACACAATCCCATGCAATGCACCATTTACAAAAATCCCGATTCCATGCTCTCCAAACTCGTAAATGGGAGCAATATGAGGAATGTTCTTCCAAGAATCCGCGTTAAGAAAGTAGAGCTCAACAACCGGAGGTCCTCGTTCAATGCTAAATGGACAAGGGTAATCAGCGATTCACAGGACTTTGCAATCATTGGAGCTGAAAGACAAAACCAAGGCAGACCCAGTTGCTGAAACTGGGTTGGGGAGTGTTATGGATTTCCTAATGGAAGGATTCCAGATGATGAGTTTGCCGTTAAATAACTTAGAGACGCAGACTATACCATTGCAAGAACCAAGAACGCGAAAACTCTCATTGGCGATCGATGAATGGTACACGCATGTACTCCTTAAACTCTTTGTTGCCAAGACGCAAAGAGAATTCCAGTGTTCCACCATGTCTAGGCAGAGTAGGAGTAGTGGATAAATCCCATGGCGGGTGGAAAAGAATTTGGGGCTTTTGACGAGAGAACACCATGATTTGCACGGGCTAGTGCATTTTATCATATACCTTATAGGCAATATGTAGGGGACATTCGCTATcacttatataaaaattttatttttatatgatttactataatttattttaacaatACATAATCATACATAAATCATACCTTCCATCTCACAAAAATAggtttaattcttttttatttatttcaaattatagatttttaaaaaataatttatttattaacttcTTAATATGTCCCTTTTAATATTAAGAATGACACCGAATAAGATACCTGTGAAAATCATCATAACAAATATGAACTCAAATCTAATTAATATTCTTGTTGGACCTAAGTGTCTTAActcatgttttgatgataataaataattagtgtgtTACTAATATACTTTGAAAATATTTGTATTGAGTTTGTAGGCCCTAAACTCAAAATTActaaattgcttcaaatcaagattAAGGAAGAGCAAGATAAGGAAGCAAATATTTATGAGACCCTACaatataacttttatttattttatatcttgtaaatctcatttaattaattgtgttggctcaagtctaggtggtactaagaatatcttgttcaacttagttttcacctaattctttatcaagggaaaattaaataaaattttcaaatatacaaaatttattttgaaaagtattttagttgcaaaatacattgaattagctttccaatggttcaaatggatcaaaaatccgagtttggataaaaaagttatgagttttttaaactcttaatttcttagtgcattacttgtaactttttcttaatcaagggggactaaaatgaaattttcacatttgagaaatgtaaatttgtttttgaaagtttttttcattgaaaaattatcaaattagctttccaacggttcaAACGGATTGAAAATCCAAGTTCCAGTCAAAAAGTAATGCATTTCCGAAGCCTAAGTGCCCTTGTGATACTTTCTGTTCAGAGAGCACTTCGACAGCCGAAAGTGGAAAGTTTGGCTGCCAAAGTTCATTTTTTAAATCATAGTTTTTGAGTGTTAAAAGCCATTTTGTCCAAAGAGTAATTCAGTAGTCAAAAGTGGGAACTTCGACAACCGAAAGTGGAAACTTTGGTGGAATTCTTCGACAGCTCTTGTGGTGATTATAAtgggtttattcttcacccaaagaagaattttaatggaattaactctcaaggagggccttaAGGAGAGGACTTAGGCTTGGAATAGCTGAACCTCTATAAATCTCTTGTGTTATCATTCTTTCTTTTAtcttctttgtgtttaaatttcttttaatctttaattttgcaattagaacccaattcacacccccccccccctcttgggttgctataagggacaacaagtggtatcagagctagtctcCATTCTACAAGATTTAATCATCTTGGAGTAAAGATCAATGGCAACCCTCAATGCACAAGAAGGCCAATAAGTGGTAAGACCTCCTTTCTTTGATAGTAATGACTTCTTGTATTGGAAAAATAGGATGTATTATTTTCTTAAATAAGAAGGGCTGACTTGTGAGATGTTGTAGAAAATGGGCCATTCACCCCAACTAAAATTATTGATGGTGTGCATGTGGCTAAGCCTAAGGGTGAATGGAGTGAGCAAGAGAAAAGAAGAGTGGCTTTAAATGATAAGGCTATTCATGTTCTATTTTGTGCATTAAGTAGAAGTGAATATAATAAAGTATGTATGAAGTCTACCGCAAAAGAAATTTGGGATGCCTTGGTGGTTACTCATGAGGGTACTAGTCAAGTAAAGGAGAATAAGATGAATTCCCTCATCTATCAATATGAATTGTTCAAGATGAAGTCGGATGAAACCATAAGTGAGATGTATGATAGATTTGTGGAGATTATAGGTGGAATTAAATCCCTTGAAAAGACATTCATAAATGAGGAGCTAGTAAAAAAGATTTTAAGAAATCTTCCTAAGGAGTGGCTACCCAAAGTAACTTCACTAAAGGATTCCAAGGACTTGAGCAAGGTATAACTTGATGACCTCTTACGAAATCTCATTGACTATGAGATGACCCTCAAAAAAGAGCAAGTGGAGGAACCTAACAAAGCCAAAAAGACCATTGCCTTCAAAGTATCTTCTGAAAACTCAAGTGATGAAGATGATGAGTTTGATGAGGAAGAATTAGCTCTAGTGACAAGGAAAATAAGGAAGATGCTATTCCAAAATAAGAAGTTCATCCCAAAGAGGATCTTCAAGAAGGACAAGGGTGAAAGTagcaagtgttagtagtatgccctagagcatatcatttagtatgtatcttgtacatatttttattaataaaaggcatttccacttttccgtttacataatatatttatatgtaatagaaaaggtccattgatattttgttagaaatattattcttaagttttctagcacaaagtatcataaataggttcacaatcgaggatacttcataataaggacatgacttatccagaaagattgtattcatgtttgttcccaagttatttatatgagatataaataagatagaatggtgagtctcatgccatataacaaacatgataggcacttataaatgataagtaggccgaaccagtgacacttatgacaagcacatggagtttactcttgtcaatgttttgtcataaattatatcagtgcatataatctttagacctgagatagcacagttatcttgtatataggtagtttgagtttaatactgctttcatacttgtactatgtatgggtatatgggcatgtgttggctcctactagttatatatggaggtagtgttgatcaagatggaatctgttcctctaagtaaatagagataaaatcctatgttcatttaattgttcttgatgtttcaagttcctggccaggacagatagatttattcagaaaagagtttctgatgagaaaatctttttaatcaagaactggaattaaaagagaacataatattcatagcaaatggagtttgacataaaccatgactccagcttgagttgggattttgtaacagggagattctagtgcatggtaacatatgattataggttcatttaaggtaaaccttattactaattgggtggccatggcatgctatgctaggtgttaaccatggtctatgaggttcataaaataatttagagaaatcatttatggtaagaaagagttctggtgatagtaagagttgatattatgtctcattgccaattagtgatgaacttagtaagtcacacacatacacaagttatcacctatttaaatatgatttaattaattaattaaagagtttaattgattaattaaataggtttggtttgcaattaaattgcaaagtccctagcatgacttgaaaccaaatctagattattagatatgtagtataaattaaatttacattt belongs to Hevea brasiliensis isolate MT/VB/25A 57/8 chromosome 4, ASM3005281v1, whole genome shotgun sequence and includes:
- the LOC110667914 gene encoding LOW QUALITY PROTEIN: F-box protein At3g07870 (The sequence of the model RefSeq protein was modified relative to this genomic sequence to represent the inferred CDS: deleted 2 bases in 2 codons), translated to MSDYLPQEVLLDIFHRLPNQSIGRCMCVCKYWLSLVKNPFFVSSHLHQTIPSKNDSLFLLKLCSKQTLKVQYSLHFDNQEFSEYKRLGVPFKHDNRSFSVVGSSNGLVCLMHNLYTYNYTFVLWNPLIRKSLALPKPNVTFESHGAFEALVGCGFDSCSKDYKVLRVVRLLEYEKENEEDEELAIEVEIFSLNRNSWRNITDIAPQYDIVERGSQAFVNGTVHWIATKRSRTGESNNLVLGLDLGHENFHELMLPESLANENFHELMLPESLANENPMFCTVFKYMDSTIGGVMRNYVNFSDSDIWVMKKYGVTESWTKILTFGRYEGGVPRALGFRRNGDVLFELFHGEIISVDPESLQIEELRIHSASGYSFVDTFIESLVLLELDQPRDANEASDLSLR
- the LOC131179409 gene encoding uncharacterized protein LOC131179409 produces the protein MACHKPSLIAVLESHISGRRADDVIKKLSVLHSHRVKVNGFLGGIWLLWNKEWSVTILENDKQYIHASVVENGSLLMHFTAVYGSPSLMHRRRLWQKLHRICDQSQVPWLAAGDYNALLTADEKRGGAMHRSSIDKDFVQWFEANDVIDHGFRGPKFTWQRRCLFGRLDRALCNEDLCLRFKEASVFHLPRLYSDHRPILVQLNMLGASHTSDRPFKFQAAWMTHELFGQFMLDKWSRSSDLMSSLGGLTVDLKDWNFHVFGNVYKQKRQLIARIDGIQHYLENRQSHFLQKLEMQLRRELDTIRYREELIWFQKSQAD